Genomic segment of Acidobacteriota bacterium:
CGCCTGCGAGGGCGTGCGGGACGCCGGCTTTTCCGCCTGGGACGCCCACACCCCCTTCCCGGTGCACGGCCTCGAAAAGGCGATGGGCTTGAAGGCCTCGCCGGTGGGCTGGTTCGTGCTGATCATGGGCCTCGGCGGAGCCGCCGTGGGAATGCACATGCAGTGGCTGGTTTCGACCTCCCTCTACCCGCTGGTGATCAGCGGCAAACCGCTCTTTTCCTGGCCCGCCTTCGTGCCGATCATGTTCGAGTGCGGGGTGCTCGGGGGCGCCGCCGGCGCCATTTTGGGCTTCCTTTCGATGTCGAAACTGCCGCGCCACCACCACCCACTGTTCACTTCGGAGCGCTTCGAACGGGTGGGGGACGACCGCTTCTTCATCTCCATCGAGGCCGACGACGCGAAATTCCAGGGCGACGAAACGATCCAGATGCTGCGGGATCTCGGTGCCCAGCACGTCGAGTGGATCGACGGGGACGGCCGATGATGGCTCCGGCGATGATGCCCGCTCGGTCGACGACTCCTGAGGAGACGCCATGTCTGAAGCCATGACGAGCGACTCCCTGAACCCAGCTGAAGTCGACCTTCCGGAATCTTGGGTCAAGCGCTTGCCGGTGGTCGGCTTCGCCCTGGCGATCATCGGCGGCGTGCTGACGGCGGTACTCGCCCACGGCCACGGCCACGACTTCTACTTCTCGTATCTGGTGGCCTACCTTTACTTCCTGAGCATCGCCCTGGGTGGGCTCTTTTTCGTCCTGGTGCAGCACGCGACCCGCGCCGGCTGGAGCACCGTGGTGCGGCGTTTGGCGGAAGACCTGATGGGCACGCTGCCGCTCTTCGCCTTGCTGTTCATCCCGATCTTCTTGGGCGCCCACGATCTCTACCACTGGACCCACGCCGACGTGGTGGCGGCGGACCCCATCCTCCAGGGCAAGACCGGCTACCTGAACGAGGGGTTTTTCACCGTGCGGGCGGTGATCTATCTGGCGACCTGGACGGCGCTCGCAATCTATTTCCGCCGCCGGTCGATCGCCCAGGACTCGAGCGGCGACGTATCCATCACTCGCCGCCTGCAGACCCTGAGCGCGCCGGCCCTGGTGGCCTACGCCTTGACCCAGTCTTTTGCCGCCTTCGACTGGCTGATGTCGCTGGATCCGCACTGGTACTCCACCATCTTCCCGGTCTACTTCTTCGCCGGCTGCGTGGTGGCGATTCTCGCGGTGTTGGTGGTGCTCACCATGGGCCTGCAGCGCTCCGGCGCCCTCACCGAAGTGGTCACCACCGAGCATTTCCACGACATCGGCAAGCTGCTCTTCGGGTTCGTGGTGTTTTGGGCCTATATCGGCTTTTCCCAGTACATGCTCATCTGGTACGGCAACATCCCGGAGGAGACCCTCTGGTTCGCCCATCGGCTGGAGCATGGCTGGCGGCCTTGGACGGTACTGCTGGTCGTCGGCCACTTCGTGATCCCGTTCCTGTACCTCGTTTCGCGACACACCAAGCGCCGCCGCTCGCCCCTTCTGATCGGCGCCCTGTGGCTGCTGGTGATGCACTTCGTTGACCTATACTGGCTGGTGATGCCCGTAGCTCATCCACATGCCACGGGGCTCGGCCTCCTGGACATTGCGGCGTGGCTGGCGGTGGGAGGCCTGTTCCTGGGCACCCTCGGCCTGCTCTTGCGGCGGCGGGCTCTGGTGCCGGTGCGTGATCCTCGACTGGCCGAATCGCTAGCCTTCGAAAACATGTAGTCGGCACTCATGACATCGGGGCCCGGACCTTGCACCCTCTCACCGGTGCTTGGAAATCCCAGGCCATGAGCGAACTTACGCGATCCCTAGGAGGACCTATGCTGCAACGACTTTTCATCGCCACCATCGTCTTGAGCCTACTCGCCGTCGCCCCGGCCGCTTTCGCCGGTTCGGTGACGGGCACCATCGTCTATGACGACCGAGTACCGAACCTGAAGCCCCTGAGGATGGATGCGGACCCGGCCTGCGCCGCCAAGCACGACAGCCCGGTGTATCCGGAGATCCTGGTGTTGGGCGACAACAATGCCTTGGCCAACGTTTTCGTGCAGGTCAAGAATCCACCGCCCGGAGACTACAAACCGCCATCCACGCCGGTGGTGATCGACCAGGTCGGCTGCCTCTACGAGCCCCACGTGGTGGGCGTGATGGCCGGCCAGACCCTGCAGTTCAAGAACTCCGATGGCATTCTCCACAACGTCCACGGCCTGCCGAAGGAAAACCGCGAGTTCAACATCGGCATGCCGGCGAGCGTGACCTCGAAGGACCAGGTACTCAACAAGCCGGAGCCGGTGTTCCCGGTGAAGTGCGACGTCCACCCGTGGATGCAGTCCTACGCGGCGGTGATGAGCCACCCTTTCTTCGCCGTATCCGGCAAGGACGGCAAGTTCACCATCGAGGATCTGCCGGCCGGCACCTATGAGATTTCGGCCTGGCACGAGAGGCTCGGTACCCAGAGTTCGAAGGTCACCGTCGGGGACGGCGCCGCCTCCGCCGACTTCACCTTCAAAGTTCCGAAGAAATAGTGCTCCGTGGCCGGCCCCGGCTGAGCACCCGGCGGCCGGCTTTCGGTTGATTGCAGATGGAAGGGGGCGGTACCCATGGCTGACCACTCACACGAGCACCACCCGGAGCTCGGTTTTTGGCGTAAATACGTATTCTCCGTCGACCACAAGGTCATCGGAATCCAGTACGCCATCACCGGCCTGCTGTTCCTGCTCATGGGCTTCTGCCTGATGATGCTGATGCGCTGGCAGCTCGCCTATCCGGGCGAAGCGCTCCCCATCCTCGGCTCACTCTTCGGAGAGGACAAGATGCCCGGCGGCATCATGCTGCCGGAGTTCTACAACCAATTGGGCGCCATGCACGGCACCATCATGGTGTTCTTGGGGGTCGTGCCGCTGGCCGTCGGCGGCTTTGGCAACTACGTGGTACCGCTCCAAATCGGCGCGCCGGACATGGCCTTCCCGCGCCTCAACATGATGAGCTACTGGGTGTACCTGATGGGCGGCCTGGTAATGGTCGCCAGCTTCTTCGTCCCCGGCGGCGCCGCCCAGTCCGGCTGGACCTCATACCCGCCGCTGGCGAACATCGCCTCGTCCGGTCAGACATTCTGGCTTTTGGGCATGGTGCTCCTGATCACCTCGTCGCTCTTCGGCGCGGTCAACTTCATCACCACCATCATCCAGCTCCGCGCCGATGGCCTGACCTTCTTCAAGCTGCCCTTCTTCGTGTGGGCGCAGTTCGTGACGGCCTTCCTCCTGCTGTTGGCCTTCCCGCCGCTCGAGGCGGCCGGCTTCATGCAGTTGATGGACCGCCTGATGGACACCAGCTTCTTCATGCCCTCCGGTTTGGTGGTGTCCGGCGAAGTGCTCCAGAACTCCGGCGGCGGCAGCCCGCTTCTGTGGCAGCACCTGTTCTGGTTCCTCGCCCACCCGGAAGTCTACGTGCTGATCCTGCCGGCCCTGGGCATCGTCGCCGAAGTGATCGCCAACAACACCCGGAAGCCCCTGTGGGGCTACAAGTCGCTGGTCTACTCGGTGATCTTCTTGGGCTTCATGTCCTTCATCGTGTGGGCGCACCACATGTTCATCACCGGCATGGGCAGCTTCATGAACGCCTTCTTCCAGACCACCACGATGATCATCTCGATTCCATCGGTGATCATCTTGACGGCGTTGATCTTTTCCCTGTGGGGCGGCTCGATTCGGTTCAACACACCGATGCTCTTCGCTGTCGCCTTCCTACCGATGTTCGGTATCGGAGGACTGACCGGGCTTCCCCTCGGGCTATCGGCCTCGGACATCCACCTGCACGACACCTACTACGTGATCGCCCACTTCCACTACGTGGTGGCGCCGGGCACCATCTTCGGCCTGTTCGCGGGCATCTACTACTGGTATCCCAAAGCCACCGGCCGAATGATGAACGAGACCCTGGGCAAGATTCACTTCTGGGGCAGCCTGATCTGCATGAACGGCATCTTCCTGCCGATGTTCGTTCAGGGCATGGCCGGTATGCAGCGGCGCCTCTATGACGGCGGCTCGATCTACGCCCACGCCCAGGAAACACTCGATCTCCACCTGATGATCGGGGTCTCCGCCTGGCTGATGGCGATCTTCCAGATTCCCTTCATCATCAACTTCTTCCTGAGCCTCAAGAAGGGAAAGGCGGTGTCGGAGAATCCGTGGCACGCCACCACTCTGGAGTGGGCGGCACCTTCACCACCGCCGCACGGCAACTTCGCCACCGAGCCGGTGGTCTACGGCAACCCCTATGAATACAGCGTGCCGGGAGCCGACAAGGACTACTCGCCGCAGTTCGAGCCCACTCAGACCACACCTCCGCCGGGCGAAGCCGAAGCCCAGCCGGCGGGCGGATAGGAGCCCACGATGTCCGAAGCGATTCCCTATACCGTCGACGCCCGGCCGGACACCGGCTTGAACAACGTCAAGATCGGCATCTGGCTGTTTCTGGCCTCCGAGGTGATGCTCTTCGGTGCCCTGTTCGCCGCCTACATTCTGCTGCGGGTGGGGGCCGATGAATGGCCCGTGGGTTCCGAGATCCTCAACGTACCGCTGGCCACCTTGAACACCGTGGTGCTGATTTCTTCCAGCGTCACCATGGTGATGGCCTGGGCCTCGCTGATCCGCAAGGACTTCGGCAAATACCGCCTGTACATGGGGCTGACGATCCTCTGCGCCCTGGGCTTCCTGGTGATCAAGTACATCGAGTACTCGTCGAAGATCCACCACGGTTACCTCCCCGAAACGAACACCTTCCTGGCCATCTACTTCACGCTCACCGGCCTGCACGGCCTGCACGTAGTGGGCGGCGCGGCGATGAACGCCTACCTGTGGGGCCCTGGCGCCAAGATGTGGAAGACCGCCCCGCAGCAGTTCATCAACCGGGTCGAGGCGTCGGGCCTGTTCTGGCACTTCGTGGACCTCGTGTGGATCTTCCTGTTCCCGGTTCTCTACCTGCTGTAGGAGGCGACGCAATGGCGACCGAACACGATATCGACAAGCAGGTTCGCACCTACATCCTGGTGTTTGTCAGCCTGATGGTCCTGACGGTGATCACGGTGGGCATCTCTTACCTGGATCTGCCCACCGGTCCGGCGATCGCCCTGGCGCTGGTGGTCGCTCTGACCAAGGGCTCGCTGGTGGCCTGCTTCTTCATGCACCTAATCTCCGAACGCAAGCTGATCTACGCCGTCATGGCCTTGACGGTGTTGTTCTTCATCTTCGTTCTGATCGTGCCCTACTTCACGGACATGGATCGCATCACTCTGTAAGACACTGCTGGAAACGAATCCTTGAACCTCAAAGCCTTCCACGTCGTCTTCGTCATTCTCGCCACCGCCTTGTCGGCGGTGATCGGACTGTGGAGCGTGGGCGCCTACCGGGCCGGCTCCGGCACCATCTACCTGGTGCTCGCCCTCGGCAGCCTGCTGACGGTGGTGGCTTTGGGCGCCTACGGCGCGTGGTTTCTCAAGAAGACCAAGGACGTGGACTATCTATGAGCACAAATAGGAAGGCGCGTGCCGCGACGACGACGGTGTTGGTGATAGCCGCCCTTTTCCTGTGGCCCGGGGACCTGCTGGCCTGTCCGGTGTGCTACGGCGAGGCGGAAGAGCCCGTCATCGACGGAGCGCGCTGGTCGATCATTTTCCTCGGAGGTTTGCTCTACGCCATGATCGGCGGCGGGCTGACCCTGTTCCTGCTGCTGCGCCGCCGGGCTCAGCGTCTTCAGGAACCCCAGCGAGGCCTTCGACTGGTCGAGTCGAGGTAAGGAGGAGTTCGAACGATGGAAACTCTACTCGGTCTGCCGGAGGTGGCATCCGCCCACGGAGCCGCCCTCGACCAGGTCACCCTCATCGTCCACTGGCTGATGGCCGCGCTGTTCGTCGGCTGGGGCATCTTCTTCGTGTACTTGCTGGTGCGCTTCCGCCGCGGCAAGAACCCCAAGGCGAGCTACACCGGCATCCAGACCAAGAGCGGCAAGTGGCTGGAGATCACCGTGGCGGTGATCGAAGCGTTGTTGCTGGTGGGCTTTTCCATTCCCCTGTGGTCCGACCGGGTGGACGACTTCCCGGCCGAGGACGAGGCGATCGTGGCGCGGGTGATCGGCGAGCAGTTCGCCTGGAACGTCCACTATCCAGGTCCGGACGGCGTCTACGGACGCACCGACGTCGAACTGGTCGACACGGCCACCAATCCCATCGGCCTCGATTCGGACGACCCCAATAGCGCCGACGACGTGACCACCATCAACCAGCTCTACCTGCCGGTGGACAAACCGGCGATCATCACCTTGTCGTCGAAGGATGTGATCCACAGCTTCATGCTCAACGAGATGCGGGTGAAGCAGGACGCCGTACCGGGCATCGCCATTCCGCTGTGGTTCGAGCCCACCATGACCACCGCCGAATTCCGCCAGCGCGAGGGCAAAGACGACGTCAACTTCGAGATCGCCTGCGCCCAGCTCTGCGGCCTCGGCCACTACCGCATGCGCGGCTTCCTCACCATCCTGCCGCAGGACGAATACGACACCTGGATGGACGAGCAGGTCGCCCTCAAGGCCGAGGAAGCCGAAGGCGGCGACGACTTCTGGAACTGATCGGTTAGCCCAGCGAAGCCCTTTTCGGCCCGAGGACGAACCGGCAAGTCGCCGGCGATCCCTCGGGCCGAAGTGCGTTTGGCTCTAAAGCCCCTCGACGAAGCATCCAACTTGCGTATATCAGTTTTGATGATATTTCAAAATAAAGTTGAGCTGGATACGGGCCTCAAGCCGCTCACAAGGAGAACTCTTGCATCGCACTTCCAAGATCGCTGCCGCTCTCGTGTTCCTATGGCTCAGTACCAGCCCGTTGGCGAGCCAGCAGCCAGCGGCGGATCCGATGCCGGATATCTACAATCCCGGCTCTGGCGAGTATCCAGGCTGGGTTTCGGCGGCTCACCTGGAGTCCGCGGCGGATCACGCTCTAGAGAACTCACTTCTTCGGTCGGGTGATCGCGAGATGCTCACATCCACCCTAGAGTCTGCAAAGTCCGGAGAGTGTCACCCCGCCGTTGAAATCGGACGAGGGAGCACGAGTTACCTCGATCTCCCGACTTCCATACAGAAGTCGGACTACGTCTTCATCGGCACGGTCACCGGCTCTAGTCCGGGATTCTCCTTTGGAAATCCCATGACCCTCTATCGCCTCGAAACAGAGGAAGTGCTGCGGGGCCCTCTTTCCGTCGGCAGAGTACATTTTGTTCGCTCGCGACAAGCAGACTTCAGGTTCAAGGGTGACCGAGTCTGTCGTGAGACCTCAGCGCTGGAAGGACCATTTGCGCTCAGTGATCGACTCCTCCTTATCCAGAATTTCCTGAAAGTGAATCCCGACGACATCGTGACCCCGCGAGAGCCGCTGGGACGACTGGAAGAGGGTCAGGTTGTCCTACTCGACTCTTCGGAGGGAGTTCACCTTCCGAAGAAATTCCAGATCGCTCACCCCGAATGGGAAGGCCGCGACAGTGAGAGCTTCCTTGGCTGGCTTCGAAATCTCACCGAGGACCGTCCTTGACTCGACATTCGCGTCTTCGATCTCTGGTTCTTCTCGGGGCTTCCCTCGCGATCTCGGTGCCGGTTGGAAGCCAAGCCCAATGCAACACAGCACCCGTCAACGGCAGCTACAGTACGGCTCGAACTGCATCCATCGGGTTCAGCAATTCCTATCCCGCAAAGATCAAAAACGGGATCCGAGCTGGACTGGCGGCCTGGAACGACTGCAACGGTCATGACAACGGATTCATAGCAAACGACTGGCCCTACTTCAGCGAGGGTCCTGGCGGATCTGAAGATCGGATCACTATCAAGTATCTAGAGGGGAAAAGGCCTGCCTGCGGAGCATTCAATGGTAGTACCTACGAGATCTCCATATGGGATTCCTACACCTCTGGTGGCGTCACCGTAAATTGCACCCATAGTGCCGATGCGATCAACGACACGATCGCTCACGAGTTGGGTCACTATCTAGGGCTAGGACACAACGATGGCTGCGACACCGCGATCATGGGCGGTATCCGCGTTAGCCCCAGCGGCAACCTCCTGACCGACCACGAAATCACCTCCGCCGAGAAGGCGAAAGCCGATGCCATCAATACCAATGACCAAGAAGAGTTCGAGGAAGACTGCGGCGGCGACCAGGGTTGCGGCAACCAAGGTGGAGGCTCACCGATCATCCTCGACCTCGATGGCCGTGGATTTCGTCTCACCGGACTGGCGGACCCCGTGGCCTTCGACATCGACGGGGACCAGGCCTTGGAGTCTATAGGCTGGACCGAGCGAGGCTCCGGCGATGGGTTCCTATTCCGGAACCGGACGAGAACTCGAGGCTTTGAAAACGGCATCGAACTCTTCGGTGATGCCAGCCGCACTCTCCTCACGGGGGCAAGAACGGCTCACGGATACGAAGCCCTAGCCGAGTTCGATCTCGCCGACCTCGGCGGCAACGAGAATGGATGGATCGATTCCGGCGACGCCTTCTTCAAGAATCTCGGCGTTTGGATCGACCACAATCACGACGCCATCAGCCAGCCCGGAGAGCTCTTCACCCTGCGCGACCTAGCCATTGCGCGACTCGGATTCCAGTTTGTGACAAGTCGAAGAACGGACGAGCACGGCAATGAGTTTCGCTATTGGGGTCGGGCCTGGGAGAGTCCGGGAAGCGATAGAAAGTCCTTCTGGACAACGGACGTGTTCTTCATCTTGGAAGACTGAGTAGATCGTAGGCTGCAGGAGCAACCTCTCGGCCCCGGCGCGCCTTTCCAGCTCGCGCCGAGGCCGTGGAGTTCCTGCTTCCCTAGAAGCAGGAGCACCCCGTGCACTTGGTGCCGATGGGCCTGTTCGGGTTGTTCGGGTGGTAGTAGGTCACGGTGCTGTCGTGGCAGGTCTTGCAGCCGCCGTTCTTGGCGCAGGCGGCGCCGTTGGTCTTGCAGGCCGTACCGCCGAGACTGCACTGAGCGGACCCGCGCGGCACCTGCTTGGTCTCGCACGCCTTGTCCTCCTTCGGATCGTTGTCTTCGTCGCAAGCGTAGGCGACCCGGACGCTGCCGACCTGGAGCTCGCCGCTCACGCTCGCCAAGCGATAGCCGCCGAACCCACCGGGCCGGAAAGCGACATAGCCTTCGGAAACAGAGCCGCGCCCGATGTAGGTCGAGTCCGGATCGGCGTCGAAGGTCACCGCCAGACCGACTTCACCGCCGAGGATACGGCCGTCCGCCAGGGAGATGTCGACGTAGCTCGGGGCGTCGGGATCGTCATCGAACACCAGACCCCCAATCTGTGGGGAGGTTGCCGTCCCGCTGTCGTCGATGACCTCGAAGCGAACCACACCGCCTTCCATCGCCTTCAGGGTGCCGGTGGTGTGGCCGGACTGCGACTGGATGGCGATGCCGCCCGCCACCTGACAGGTACTCCCGCCCGGCGCGACGTCCGCCGCGAAGGTCGTCTCGGCGTTGAGGAGCACTTGTCCGAAGGAAGAATGCACCAGGGCCAGGTCCGCATGATCGACCCGGCCGTTGTCGTCCAGATCCGCGTCGCGGCGGCCGGCATCGGCCTTTGCCCCCATCTCGCTGCGCACGAAGACAAGGTCTTCGAGGTCCACCACCCCGTTCTCCATCGGGTCCGGATTGGCTTCCCCCCGGCGCAGCAGCCGGGCGGCGGGAACGCCTATCACAGGGCTGTCGCGCCGCTCGTCGAAGACGAAGTTGAGAACGGTGGCAGTCCCCCCGGCGACATCCACGCCGTAGGCTCCGGACGCCCCGCTTTCGCTCTCCGTCGCGGACACCAGGTAACTCCCTTCCTTGAGGCCGGAGACCGAATAGGCTCCGTCACCGTCGGTTACGGCCTTGGCCACCACATCGCCTTCGCCGTCCTGTACTTCAACCAGCAGCGCCGCGACCGGCGCGCCCCAGGGCAGTTCGGAAGAGTTGGCGCCGCCGTAGGCGAAGCCGGTAATGGTTCCGGGCGACTCCGGTTCCGGTAGCTCCTCGACCGGCGAGGCGACCTCCGGTAGAGCGAGGGCCGGGCCGGCGATCAGGGTGAGAAAGACGACAAGGACGACGAGGGGAACTGAGGAAGGGTAAGGGATTCGTTTCATGGTTTCTCCTTGACGCGCTCCGATCACCGCGCGGAGCACAAAGGTCACTCACCGGTCGCCCGCGAGAGCCGGATCGGCCGGTGACGGAACTCGAGGTTCGGGCCGCCTCACGCGCGGCGGCACCGTACCTTCAAAAAGCGCGATCGGCCCGCGATCTCGATAAACGCCGGGTGTAGACTTTTTCCTACCCGGTGACCTCTCCGGCCAACCGACCTAGGAGTCCAGCATGAAACGATTCTCAGAAACCTCACGGCGATGCGCGACCCGCTTCGCCCTGCTGGT
This window contains:
- a CDS encoding DUF3341 domain-containing protein, which produces MTAPLTAQTVADDTPVAFGGAYGVLAEFDDPGTLYHACEGVRDAGFSAWDAHTPFPVHGLEKAMGLKASPVGWFVLIMGLGGAAVGMHMQWLVSTSLYPLVISGKPLFSWPAFVPIMFECGVLGGAAGAILGFLSMSKLPRHHHPLFTSERFERVGDDRFFISIEADDAKFQGDETIQMLRDLGAQHVEWIDGDGR
- a CDS encoding carboxypeptidase regulatory-like domain-containing protein, translating into MLQRLFIATIVLSLLAVAPAAFAGSVTGTIVYDDRVPNLKPLRMDADPACAAKHDSPVYPEILVLGDNNALANVFVQVKNPPPGDYKPPSTPVVIDQVGCLYEPHVVGVMAGQTLQFKNSDGILHNVHGLPKENREFNIGMPASVTSKDQVLNKPEPVFPVKCDVHPWMQSYAAVMSHPFFAVSGKDGKFTIEDLPAGTYEISAWHERLGTQSSKVTVGDGAASADFTFKVPKK
- a CDS encoding cbb3-type cytochrome c oxidase subunit I, producing MADHSHEHHPELGFWRKYVFSVDHKVIGIQYAITGLLFLLMGFCLMMLMRWQLAYPGEALPILGSLFGEDKMPGGIMLPEFYNQLGAMHGTIMVFLGVVPLAVGGFGNYVVPLQIGAPDMAFPRLNMMSYWVYLMGGLVMVASFFVPGGAAQSGWTSYPPLANIASSGQTFWLLGMVLLITSSLFGAVNFITTIIQLRADGLTFFKLPFFVWAQFVTAFLLLLAFPPLEAAGFMQLMDRLMDTSFFMPSGLVVSGEVLQNSGGGSPLLWQHLFWFLAHPEVYVLILPALGIVAEVIANNTRKPLWGYKSLVYSVIFLGFMSFIVWAHHMFITGMGSFMNAFFQTTTMIISIPSVIILTALIFSLWGGSIRFNTPMLFAVAFLPMFGIGGLTGLPLGLSASDIHLHDTYYVIAHFHYVVAPGTIFGLFAGIYYWYPKATGRMMNETLGKIHFWGSLICMNGIFLPMFVQGMAGMQRRLYDGGSIYAHAQETLDLHLMIGVSAWLMAIFQIPFIINFFLSLKKGKAVSENPWHATTLEWAAPSPPPHGNFATEPVVYGNPYEYSVPGADKDYSPQFEPTQTTPPPGEAEAQPAGG
- a CDS encoding cytochrome c oxidase subunit 3; this encodes MSEAIPYTVDARPDTGLNNVKIGIWLFLASEVMLFGALFAAYILLRVGADEWPVGSEILNVPLATLNTVVLISSSVTMVMAWASLIRKDFGKYRLYMGLTILCALGFLVIKYIEYSSKIHHGYLPETNTFLAIYFTLTGLHGLHVVGGAAMNAYLWGPGAKMWKTAPQQFINRVEASGLFWHFVDLVWIFLFPVLYLL
- a CDS encoding cytochrome C oxidase subunit IV family protein, with translation MATEHDIDKQVRTYILVFVSLMVLTVITVGISYLDLPTGPAIALALVVALTKGSLVACFFMHLISERKLIYAVMALTVLFFIFVLIVPYFTDMDRITL
- a CDS encoding carboxypeptidase regulatory-like domain-containing protein, giving the protein MKRIPYPSSVPLVVLVVFLTLIAGPALALPEVASPVEELPEPESPGTITGFAYGGANSSELPWGAPVAALLVEVQDGEGDVVAKAVTDGDGAYSVSGLKEGSYLVSATESESGASGAYGVDVAGGTATVLNFVFDERRDSPVIGVPAARLLRRGEANPDPMENGVVDLEDLVFVRSEMGAKADAGRRDADLDDNGRVDHADLALVHSSFGQVLLNAETTFAADVAPGGSTCQVAGGIAIQSQSGHTTGTLKAMEGGVVRFEVIDDSGTATSPQIGGLVFDDDPDAPSYVDISLADGRILGGEVGLAVTFDADPDSTYIGRGSVSEGYVAFRPGGFGGYRLASVSGELQVGSVRVAYACDEDNDPKEDKACETKQVPRGSAQCSLGGTACKTNGAACAKNGGCKTCHDSTVTYYHPNNPNRPIGTKCTGCSCF